A single window of Colletes latitarsis isolate SP2378_abdomen chromosome 11, iyColLati1, whole genome shotgun sequence DNA harbors:
- the LOC143348273 gene encoding uncharacterized protein LOC143348273 — MERKLVDIKHFTFFVLFLLITRVRLQDLIKGNIGNNNYRACAYLQCENDDACVHRKFRCKDPPCPSMLYCAKSRTESLRGPSTCNSVRCSRGYVCMLKVRRCRWDEKCKQQIARCVSRKEYHEGPASCAGFECPQGSHCILRESFCVSPPCKLLRSCAKNKEVHVWFGKCRSLTCQSEFECFLRRPEDNCSNSNTSCKHVPDCVSTEETTNEHCRGWICPRMQKCSVKVMEPCDTNDCKVRRTCDVELQNYSSPFSRRSLNYGDQRTVPPETDAKVPSDTSQGNVNETTKMPHPWLNHLNSKTELDAIELWIQNAQGQRDFKQFQDWLRSIEDGLGSSAYSAWIEETLASTSRGEELRKWLRASIDPRPLDIDNIDKKREKPIIPGLERPQNDVTRSRIENRFPVHDKLKPVYKEEILPRQLPTITNTNGQSYYMVPVENVEGPGNPQPIDHDFESRRVLQNDPRKISDNNDASKGQKNNFFLIVPETFANLSFDKEEPPPLWIGMDENFSGKSFQNERHFVEYGVTENKTSLDETRYSNDISMDFIEKLIKNLPVSSLENIKKALDHKFAQQNHKHNSNKNYDSSTATDTHDYEDLFTNKNSTDNVSSYAINVTNNFEPKIIDTSDKLDEDNDTVDLNLFFELNKETLLPYIQSLMEAMDQGEDPSNNSEPNTDESLVKHALVEAHEFQGVEITPYESKASTMESKNISPDDDSPDNTDRDRNKQISSIIDPQQEKDPGTHELIYQDKDAKSETFYDIPSYGLGDDVEDYVHEDDRISHVKGNEKQSRDDRGSTIDRGK, encoded by the exons AGTCGTTGAGAGGACCTTCCACGTGTAACAGTGTACGCTGCAGCCGCGGATATGTGTGCATGCTAAAGGTTCGACGGTGTCGTTGGGACGAGA AATGCAAGCAACAGATAGCAAGATGCGTGTCCCGGAAGGAGTACCACGAGGGTCCAGCGTCCTGTGCTGGCTTCGAGTGTCCTCAAGGGAGCCACTGCATTCTTCGAGAGTCGTTTTGCGTCAGTCCTCCCTGCAAACTGCTCAGGAGCTGCGCCAAGAACAAAG AAGTGCACGTCTGGTTTGGCAAATGTCGAAGCTTGACTTGCCAGTCGGAATTCGAGTGCTTCTTACGGAGACCGGAAGACAACTGCTCGAATTCGAACACGTCCTGCAAACACGTGCCGGACTGCGTATCGACAG AAGAGACAACGAACGAGCACTGTCGCGGTTGGATATGCCCACGAATGCAGAAATGTTCCGTAAAAGTGATGGAGCCCTGCGATACTAACGACTGTAAAGTTCGAAGAACCTGCGACGTGGAATTGCAAAATTATTCTTCGCCATTTTCAAGGAGATCTCTGAACTATGGTGACCAACGTACAGTACCTCCTGAAACAGACGCCAAG gtACCTTCGGATACGAGTCAAGGAAATGTTAACGAAACAACGAA AATGCCTCATCCGTGGTTGAATCACCTAAACTCGAAGACCGAATTGGACGCCATCGAGCTCTGGATACAAAACGCCCAGGGACAAAGGGATTTCAAG CAATTTCAAGATTGGCTTCGTTCCATCGAGGATGGTCTCGGTTCTAGCGCGTACTCCGCATGGATCGAGGAAACTCTGGCTTCAACGTCGCGTGGCGAGGAACTTCGAAAATGGCTGCGTGCATCGATCGATCCTAGACCCCTCGACATCGATAATATCGATAAAAAACGCGAGAAACCGATAATTCCAGGACTTGAACGACCACAGAACGATGTAACGCGCAGTCGAATAGAAAATCGATTTCCCGTTCACGATAAGTTG AAACCTGTCTATAAGGAGGAAATTCTACCTCGCCAATTACCAACGATCACGAATACTAATGGTCAATCGTATTATATGGTTCCTGTGGAAAACGTGGAAGGACCAGGCAACCCTCAGCCCATCGATCACGACTTCGAGTCCCGTCGTGTTTTACAAAATGATCCTAGAAAAATTTCTGACAACAACGATGCATCGAAGGGgcagaaaaataatttctttctc ATTGTTCCAGAGACGTTCGCGAACCTGTCGTTCGATAAAGAAGAACCTCCGCCATTGTGGATCGGAATGGacgaaaattttagtgggaaatCTTTTCAAAATGAAAGACATTTCGTCGAGTATGGCGTTACTGAAAATAAAACATCGTTGGATGAGACACGCTATTCCAACGATATTTCCATGGATTTTATAGAGAAGTTGATTAAAAATTTGCCAGTTTCTTCGTTGGAAAACATAAAGAAGGCATTGGACCACAAATTTGCTCAGCAAAATCATAAACAC AATTCAAATAAAAACTACGATTCGAGCACCGCGACTGACACACACGACTACGAAGATCTATTCACGAACAAGAACTCCACAGACAATGTTTCTTCTTATGCGATAAACGTCACAAATAATTTCGAACCAAAAATCATCGACACCTCCGACAAATTAG ACGAAGACAACGATACAGTGGACTTGAATCTTTTCTTCGAACTGAACAAGGAGACCCTTTTGCCATATATACAGTCATTAATGGAAGCTATGGACCAAGGTGAGGATCCTTCGAACAATTCGGAACCGAATACGGATGAAAGTTTGGTAAAACACGCACTCGTGGAGGCTCACGAGTTTCAAGGGGTTGAAATTACCCCTTACGAGTCGAAAGCTTCGACGATGGAATCGAAGAATATTTCCCCTGATGATGATAGCCCTGACAACACGGATCGGGATCGAAACAAACAAATTTCATCTATTATAGATCCTCAACAG GAAAAGGATCCAGGGACACACGAATTGATTTACCAAGACAAGGACGCTAAATCTGAGACCTTTTATGATATACCCAGTTACGGTCTTGGCGATGATGTCGAAGATTACGTGCACGAAGACGATAGAATAAGTCACGTTAAAGGGAATGAGAAACAAAGTCGCGACGATAGAGGATCCACGATCGATCGTGGAAAATAG